In Methylomonas sp. MK1, the following are encoded in one genomic region:
- a CDS encoding DNA recombination protein RmuC: protein MEEIWMTLAALPLAALLGYGVCAWLSGKRHRELQSQLEQLQQQLQQQAVKLAVAEERTLLLTQKETELHSLQQQLLALKTENAELNTRQQEQHKHNEEKIRLLQDAENQLKTQFENLAHKIFEERGKQFTEHNKTSIENLVAPLKQQLGEFKSRVESVYDNETKDRISLREEIVSLRRDTAKMNQEALNLTRALKGDHKTQGNWGEMILERVLEQSGLRKGIEYDTQGAFRDEDNRLFKPDVIVRLPENKDVIIDSKVSLLAYERYCSAEDDKQRIEALKQHTEAVRNHIKGLSNKDYSSLKGLRSLDFVLLFMPIEAAFMAAFQADEKLFNDAFEHKIVVVTPTTLLATLRTVQNIWRYEQQNENARLIADKAGSLYDKIRGFVEDIEKLGNQLSTVQKTYDGIVNKLSSGGGNLLRQASALEELGVKVKKKLPKSLTEQLSAED from the coding sequence ATGGAAGAGATATGGATGACGCTGGCAGCACTACCGCTGGCGGCGTTGCTTGGCTATGGCGTTTGCGCCTGGCTAAGCGGTAAGCGGCATCGCGAGTTGCAAAGTCAGTTGGAACAACTACAGCAGCAGCTCCAACAACAGGCCGTCAAATTGGCAGTGGCCGAGGAGCGCACGTTATTGCTGACCCAAAAAGAAACCGAGCTGCACAGTTTGCAACAACAGTTGCTGGCATTGAAAACCGAGAATGCCGAACTGAACACGCGCCAGCAGGAACAGCACAAACATAACGAAGAGAAAATCCGTTTACTGCAAGATGCGGAAAATCAGTTAAAAACCCAATTCGAGAATCTGGCCCACAAAATATTCGAAGAACGCGGCAAGCAGTTCACTGAACATAACAAAACCAGCATCGAAAATCTGGTCGCGCCATTAAAGCAGCAACTCGGCGAATTCAAAAGCCGCGTCGAAAGCGTTTACGACAACGAAACCAAAGACCGCATTTCCCTGCGTGAGGAAATTGTCTCCCTACGCCGCGACACCGCCAAGATGAATCAGGAAGCGTTGAACCTGACCCGTGCGTTAAAGGGCGATCATAAAACCCAAGGCAATTGGGGTGAGATGATTCTGGAAAGGGTGCTGGAGCAATCCGGTTTGCGCAAAGGCATCGAATACGACACCCAAGGCGCATTTCGCGACGAAGACAATCGCCTGTTCAAGCCGGATGTGATCGTTCGCCTGCCGGAAAACAAAGACGTGATCATCGATTCCAAGGTCTCGCTATTGGCTTACGAGCGTTACTGTTCCGCTGAAGACGACAAGCAGCGCATCGAAGCTTTGAAACAACATACTGAAGCGGTCAGAAACCATATCAAAGGCTTAAGCAACAAAGACTACTCCAGTTTAAAAGGTCTAAGGTCATTGGATTTTGTACTGCTGTTCATGCCGATCGAAGCTGCATTCATGGCCGCATTCCAAGCTGACGAAAAGTTATTCAACGATGCTTTCGAGCACAAGATCGTCGTCGTTACCCCAACGACGCTGCTGGCAACCTTGCGTACCGTGCAAAACATCTGGCGCTACGAGCAACAAAATGAAAACGCCCGCTTGATCGCCGATAAGGCCGGCAGTCTGTACGACAAGATCCGAGGTTTTGTCGAAGACATTGAAAAACTGGGTAACCAACTCAGCACGGTGCAGAAAACCTACGACGGTATCGTCAACAAACTCAGTAGCGGTGGCGGTAATTTGCTGCGCCAGGCCAGCGCACTAGAAGAATTGGGCGTGAAAGTCAAAAAGAAGCTACCTAAAAGCCTAACCGAACAACTGTCCGCAGAAGATTGA